In a single window of the Streptomyces sp. HUAS ZL42 genome:
- a CDS encoding PP2C family protein-serine/threonine phosphatase — MIILFGLGIELSPAHDIYTGPLLVAMPALASLTMGPKGTLAAAAGALAVSLTTTTVHEAWGGLLIYSNLLGLLVVSVASVITSKAVRTRRQSELNQVRRVAVAAQRVLLRPVPARLGPVRAASMYLAAERGAQIGGDLYEAVETRYGVRMIVGDVRGKGLPAVGLAAAVLNAFREAAHYEDDLVEVMNHCAAALHRERAAPGAVDQVEREEQAEDFVTALVAQVPDGFEVQVVNRGHPPPLLLHQGKVHALMPSSPLPPLGLDDLITGAPAKAERYPLAPGDRLLLHTDGVIEARNPDSVFFALTEAMEAVPTCTPSQFLEQLHQALIRHTGGHLADDAAMIVVDRLDEEAGEPAVGAAAAS; from the coding sequence GTGATCATACTGTTCGGGCTGGGGATCGAGCTCTCGCCTGCGCACGATATCTACACCGGCCCTCTCCTCGTCGCCATGCCGGCCTTGGCTTCGCTGACTATGGGACCGAAAGGCACCCTCGCGGCAGCGGCCGGAGCCCTGGCCGTCAGCCTGACCACCACCACCGTGCACGAGGCGTGGGGTGGCCTGCTGATCTACAGCAACCTCCTCGGCCTCCTGGTGGTGTCCGTGGCCAGTGTCATCACGAGTAAAGCTGTGCGCACACGCAGACAGAGCGAGCTCAACCAGGTTCGCCGGGTCGCCGTGGCAGCACAAAGAGTCCTGCTGCGGCCCGTACCGGCCCGGCTCGGGCCGGTACGGGCGGCCAGCATGTATCTCGCAGCCGAAAGGGGAGCGCAGATTGGCGGCGATCTGTACGAAGCCGTAGAGACGCGGTACGGGGTCCGGATGATCGTGGGCGACGTCCGCGGCAAAGGGCTGCCTGCTGTGGGGTTGGCTGCGGCCGTGCTGAACGCCTTCCGCGAGGCCGCGCACTATGAGGACGACCTGGTGGAGGTGATGAACCACTGCGCGGCTGCGCTGCACCGGGAGCGAGCCGCGCCGGGCGCGGTCGACCAGGTCGAGAGGGAAGAGCAGGCGGAGGACTTCGTCACTGCCCTCGTGGCGCAGGTGCCCGACGGCTTCGAGGTCCAGGTGGTCAATCGCGGCCATCCGCCTCCGCTGCTACTGCACCAGGGCAAGGTTCACGCCCTGATGCCCAGCTCACCGCTGCCACCCCTGGGCCTGGACGACTTGATCACCGGCGCTCCCGCCAAGGCGGAGAGGTATCCGCTCGCACCCGGTGACCGTCTGCTGCTGCACACCGACGGCGTGATCGAAGCCCGCAATCCCGACAGCGTCTTCTTCGCGTTGACCGAGGCCATGGAAGCGGTGCCCACCTGCACCCCGTCGCAGTTCCTGGAACAACTGCACCAGGCATTGATCCGTCACACCGGGGGTCACCTGGCGGACGATGCGGCGATGATCGTCGTGGACCGGCTCGATGAAGAAGCAGGCGAACCAGCAGTCGGTGCAGCTGCTGCCTCCTGA
- a CDS encoding SMP-30/gluconolactonase/LRE family protein — protein sequence MSAPEVLMEGIVFGESPRWHNERLWFSDWGAHQVIALDSDRSHEVVVTVPSFPMCIDFLPDGRLLVVDSVQRRLLRLEPDGSLARHADLSKVSEKPWNEIVVDGLGNAYVNTIGFDFPGGEFAPGLIVLVTPEGNVDQVADDLAFPNGMAISPDGATLIVAESYANRLTAYDIAGLGGLGNRRVWAETPGDHPDGICMDVEGAVWYADVGNQHCVRVREGGEVLASVDLDRGAFACALSRGDDPRLFVVGQTWDGPQSRQPSGRVVAFPAPAPGAGKPKAG from the coding sequence ATGAGCGCACCCGAAGTCCTGATGGAAGGCATCGTGTTCGGCGAGTCACCGCGCTGGCACAACGAGCGACTCTGGTTCTCCGACTGGGGCGCGCACCAGGTGATCGCGCTTGACTCCGACCGTAGCCACGAGGTGGTGGTAACCGTTCCGTCATTCCCGATGTGCATCGACTTCCTCCCCGATGGGCGACTGCTCGTCGTGGATTCGGTACAGCGACGGCTGCTGCGCCTTGAACCGGACGGATCACTCGCCCGGCATGCCGACCTTTCCAAGGTCTCGGAGAAACCGTGGAACGAAATCGTGGTCGACGGCCTGGGCAACGCCTATGTCAACACCATCGGTTTCGACTTTCCCGGCGGTGAGTTCGCGCCGGGCTTGATCGTGCTCGTCACGCCGGAAGGCAACGTCGATCAAGTTGCCGACGACCTCGCGTTCCCCAACGGTATGGCGATCAGCCCGGACGGTGCCACGCTGATCGTTGCTGAGTCGTATGCGAACCGGCTCACCGCCTACGACATCGCCGGCCTCGGCGGCCTCGGCAACCGGCGCGTGTGGGCGGAGACGCCCGGCGACCACCCGGACGGAATCTGCATGGATGTCGAAGGCGCCGTCTGGTACGCCGACGTCGGCAACCAGCACTGTGTTCGTGTGCGCGAGGGCGGTGAGGTGCTCGCTTCAGTCGACCTGGATCGCGGCGCCTTCGCCTGCGCGCTCAGCCGTGGGGACGACCCCCGCTTGTTCGTCGTCGGCCAGACCTGGGACGGACCCCAGTCGCGGCAACCCAGCGGGCGGGTTGTGGCGTTCCCGGCACCAGCACCGGGTGCCGGGAAACCCAAGGCAGGATAA
- a CDS encoding DM13 domain-containing protein: MGRVRKVLTRPLVIGVLVVAVAGVGFGLYWFQPWKLWQDETVEEALPQVVETSAPPAAAPSRTATTPAGPQTLATGELISHEHTTSGTVKLVRLADGSHIVRLENLDTSNGPDLRVWLTDAPVKAGKAGWHVFDDGQHVSLGKLKGNKGSQNYAVPADIDPARYTSVSIWCDRFDVSFGAAELARA, translated from the coding sequence ATGGGGCGCGTGCGGAAGGTACTGACCAGGCCGTTGGTCATCGGGGTGCTGGTGGTGGCTGTCGCCGGAGTCGGCTTCGGGCTGTACTGGTTCCAGCCGTGGAAGCTGTGGCAGGACGAGACCGTCGAGGAGGCCCTGCCCCAGGTGGTGGAAACCTCCGCCCCTCCCGCGGCGGCGCCCTCCCGGACGGCCACCACGCCGGCCGGGCCGCAGACGCTGGCGACCGGTGAGCTGATCAGCCACGAGCACACGACCTCGGGCACGGTGAAGCTCGTACGGCTGGCCGACGGCTCCCACATCGTCCGGCTGGAGAACCTAGACACCAGCAACGGCCCCGACCTGCGCGTGTGGCTCACCGACGCACCGGTGAAGGCAGGGAAGGCCGGCTGGCACGTCTTCGACGACGGGCAACATGTCAGCCTCGGCAAGCTCAAGGGCAACAAGGGCAGCCAGAACTACGCCGTGCCCGCGGACATCGACCCCGCCCGCTACACCAGCGTCAGCATCTGGTGCGACCGTTTCGACGTCTCCTTCGGTGCCGCCGAGCTCGCCCGCGCCTGA